A single genomic interval of Zingiber officinale cultivar Zhangliang chromosome 4A, Zo_v1.1, whole genome shotgun sequence harbors:
- the LOC121971585 gene encoding acyl transferase 4-like: MSMASCRVTKVREELLVPFEPTPCATLPLSSIDHALGLAYMQEMISVYPNNNREPRRRGVILPAAKVIREALAKALVPYYPVAGRLVFYGDRMEVACNGEGVWFVEAAVTGRSLNDWEAIPRSVVKEELLPSCPPHLNQQEMILMMQVTHFQCGGFVVGLKFNHLVFDGIGVGQFLKAIGEIACGQTHPSIDPIWYRDTIPASPMLSKSSLSLLPAKFDIVNSMYDFSIQTIERLKEKISKETSNQFTTFEVVAAIIWKCRTRAISAIGDVCLIVPANIRRLLFQLPKAGYYGNCFYPLTITATGEQIMKASLAELVGLIKDAKESLPTKFKEWASGNFKEDPYKISISYNNLALSDWRWIEFYETDYGWGMPNSISLKTHDFSFTCGMILKQPLPKDGVRLEGQVVMKEHEQTFIDEINKCINE; this comes from the exons ATGAGCATGGCGTCTTGTAGGGTGACGAAGGTGCGGGAGGAGCTCCTAGTACCATTCGAGCCCACGCCGTGCGCCACGCTCCCTCTGTCTTCCATCGACCACGCCCTGGGGTTGGCCTACATGCAGGAGATGATCTCCGTGTATCCAAACAATAACCGTGAGCCCCGTCGTCGTGGCGTGATATTACCGGCGGCGAAGGTCATCCGGGAAGCCTTGGCCAAGGCTCTTGTCCCGTACTACCCCGTAGCAGGCCGCCTTGTCTTCTATGGCGACCGCATGGAGGTGGCCTGCAATGGCGAGGGCGTATGGTTTGTGGAGGCGGCGGTGACAGGTCGCAGCCTGAATGACTGGGAGGCGATCCCCCGTAGCGTGGTGAAAGAGGAGCTGCTTCCGAGTTGTCCCCCTCATCTGAACCAACAAGAAATGATACTGATGATGCAG GTGACCCATTTTCAATGTGGTGGATTTGTTGTTGGACTCAAATTCAATCACTTGGTGTTTGATGGCATCGGCGTTGGACAGTTCTTAAAAGCCATAGGCGAGATTGCTTGCGGTCAAACTCATCCCTCTATCGATCCAATCTGGTATAGAGACACGATTCCCGCCTCTCCAATGCTCTCAAAGTCATCACTTTCACTTCTCCCAGCCAAGTTTGACATTGTGAATTCCATGTATGATTTCTCGATTCAAACCATCGAAAGATTGAAGGAAAAAATCTCAAAAGAGACATCCAATCAATTCACCACCTTTGAGGTCGTCGCTGCAATTATATGGAAATGTCGAACGCGGGCAATCAGTGCCATTGGAGATGTGTGCCTCATCGTTCCTGCTAATATTCGTCGTTTATTGTTCCAACTGCCAAAGGCCGGCTATTATGGAAATTGTTTCTATCCCTTAACTATCACAGCAACCGGTGAGCAAATCATGAAGGCATCACTTGCAGAATTAGTTGGGCTCATTAAAGATGCTAAAGAAAGTTTACCAACAAAGTTTAAGGAATGGGCTTCAGGCAACTTCAAGGAAGATCCATATAAGATTTCAATTAGCTACAATAATTTGGCTTTGTCAGATTGGAGATGGATAGAGTTTTATGAAACAGACTATGGATGGGGAATGCCCAACTCTATTTCCCTTAAAACACATGACTTTTCCTTCACATGTGGCATGATTCTAAAGCAGCCTTTGCCTAAGGACGGTGTGCGTTTGGAAGGACAAGTAGTCATGAAGGAGCATGAGCAAACGTTTATTGATGAAATCAACAAATGCATAAATGAGTAG
- the LOC121972901 gene encoding uncharacterized protein LOC121972901: MWIIIQTSFSLPLDDTGKPISCENWDQSVMKKIKVDAKATKTLQCGLTKEELNQVDPFNIAKELWEKLIELDEGTFDTKDGESVSQLYARIQDLLNGLHTIG, translated from the exons atgtggatcatcatccaaaccAGCTTCTCACTTCCACTCGACGACACTGGAAAACCAATATCATGTGAAAACTGGGACCAAAGTGTAATGAAGAAGATCAAAGTCGATGCAAAGGCAACCAAGACCCTCCAAtgtggcttaaccaaagaagagttgaaccaggTCGACCCCTTCAACATcgctaaggagttatgggaaaagctaatcgagctaGACGAGGGCACCTTCGACACAAAG gatggtGAGTCGGTGAGTCAACTGTatgcacgcatccaagaccttctcaaTGGTCTCCACACAATTGGTTAG